The following nucleotide sequence is from Silurus meridionalis isolate SWU-2019-XX chromosome 5, ASM1480568v1, whole genome shotgun sequence.
TGATCTAAGAACGACAGCAACCTGTcctacattaaaaacaaacttcTACTGGATATATTCGGGGTTTCCTCACAACTTACCCAAATCCAGGAAATGATCTAATCTTCTATTTCTTAAGCGTAATTAAGTgcaataaaagcagaaaaaacatGACGTGGATCACTGACAATGTGATGCTAAGATGTATCCGATGTGAATGTATCAGGTGAGAACGTGTTACAATGGTTTGTAAACACCTGATTGTAACTACTAGGTTAAAGTTATTGCATCAGGTGAATAGTTTAGTGGTCAGACAACGGACCCATGAGGAATTCCAGaggtataataaaaaatgtgcattatgCAAGACACACCTACAACCACACACCTATAAGAGTACCTAAACTTGCAGAGATGTCTACTTAAAGGTGCATTATGTAGGATTTGTGAATGGGTCTCTAACACTTAAATGGGTGAGGTGAAATAAGATTcaggatattttttatttcatccacCCCAAAATAACCCATGTAAACAAATCTCCATCTTAAACTGTTCAACTAGAGTTACTATTAGCACAGACTTtcatgacatttcttttttatacccacTCAGGCAACTGCTTGATAACCAAGATGCATTGTTCTGACATTGGctgaaacattttatatgatttctACATGATCCTCCACTTCATTTACACTAGTGATAAGTTAAAAAAATGACTATTGCACCCTTAAATAGCCAATAAGTACACTGTGTTTAAATATCCCAAGAATGCTGCTATGCTTGATACATTGATACACAACATCTACAATATCAGAATCACTGTTGTGATAAGTATAACACTACACAACTATTATCTGGTCAGTTGTCTTGTGGTGGTTCCTTTCTGGTCTGATGATTGGGGTACAGCAACAGATGGGCATCTGCTGTATATAGGCTGGTAGATGTACCTAAATAAGTCTGCATTGAGTGTAAACAGACTAAACAAATTAATGCATAACTGCTTCAGTAAATATATAAGTCTATAGTTCACTGGTCAAAACTGTATGTAACCATTACACACataaaaaccatttcaggtttcaaaatcaaatatgcCATTATAATAAATTGTCAGCCTTTTCTGATGTTCTAGTATACTGGACATGGGCGTTTCTATTGTGGCAACAGATTGTCAGCTCTCCCagtgtacatttgtgctgttgtgATACTGGGGGTACTGGGAATACTGCATGACTCAGTTCTTCCACCCTTAGTACCTATATTGCAGTTAAATTACGGATTATGAGTAATCACTTTAATCTATAATCAATGCCTGCTTAGGAAATATTAGTGTAGGGGTTTGGTTTGTCTGCATGTATTTTGATGGTATTTTGATGCTTCAGACTGATTGCTTTCATGTAGCCAAAATAAATTGGGCTGAAGCAAGACAAATCAGATATTCCACATTTTTTATAACGACTCATCATAAATACATCAACACATGCAGCAGTTCTGTTGATCCAAACAGGAGACATGGCGTGCATCCAGACTGATGGCGCAGTGCTCATGCGGGTCGCGTGAGGTCGCCGCAGTGTGCATCACAAACAAGCCGTGTCGTATTTCACTCCAGGTGAAAAGAACACCTCATAAACCCGCATAGCATTCCCGACTTGGACAATTACTCAGCGTTACATTTTTCTGGGttgaaaaacaaacatacaaaataatgtCTGTGAGTGGTCGATCTGACACTAAGTGCTGTATCAGCAAAATCCCAATCATCTACATGGGATTTCTGGTATTTAAACTCCACTCACACTTGAGCagaaccaattttttttttacccaaccATTTCACCAAAACAATAAGTCACACTGATCTAATTGAAAGGAATCTGCATGTAAAACCACTAGAATCCGTTATACAAGCATGTACAGCATGCAGTGAAGACATGTCCCGTAGTGTTGGCTGTGCTTCATGAAGTTTTCAGCACCATAGATTATATAGATTGTACATTTGATGCATGATGCATTTGATGCGCATCATCATGCGGCGCGGCGTCTCGCTAGATGGCGTCACTCACCGCGCTCGATGTGCTGCTTGGCGAGTTGCAGCTGGTGGTCGGTGCCGATGTCCCCGATCACGATCAGCATGGAGAAGTTTCCGCGCTGTTTGCCGAGCTGTCGTTGCAGTTCATCgccctcatcctcctctaccgccgAGAGCGAGTTCCGGACCCGAGTCCCCATGGCAACGGCACCTGGAGCCGACGCAGGGCCCAAGTCTATCTCCATGACAACTGCCGCTGCCGCGAGCTCCGAGAGCGAAGTTATGAGGAGGAGGCGACGGAAGACGGGAGAGGCGCGCGAGCGCGCTATGGGGAGCGGATTGCGCCTTTCTGATAGGCCACCTGAGTGACGTCACATCAGTAGGGGAAAAAGTGGAAGTTGCATTAatcaaatgttattaatattataaaatataatgatataGTTGTATATTGTTCAATTAATTATATTctaaaagaatagaatagaatagaatagaatagaatagaatagtattTTTACTTATAGATTTACTCATTTTGGTATTTGTTTGTGCACCCTGTTTCCTTATTTGTGTGTTCACCTTCTTTGCGCACTTTGCAGTAATCTATtgcagtaaagaaataaaactatttccAGAATTTTGCTGCAATCTGGCGAaggaaaataaatcacatttagtTATAAGGCTTTATATTCATCTGACAGGTTtctataatctttatttttctaCCTAAGCCAATACCAGCAGTGAGGGTTATGGACGAATGGACAACACTCTcagataaaaaatgttataaagaaaataatcctGGCTTGTGTTGATGACTATGTTCAGATCATGGAACATATGGATCATACAACGTATGAATCTAAAGCATCAGTCATTTCCAAAGTGCTCAGACAGATATGCACCAATGTCTAAAACTgttaaacaacaaaataagaCCATTTTTAGGATACTTTTAGTCATGGATCTGCAGATTGATTCTCTGCACAGATGCAGCCTTTATCCAAGCACTTTTGATCTACTGTTTTAAAGCCCAGAAGGAGGAAATGTACCTCTCAGATGTTTGTATTTCTACATTATGGTCTATATGGTATTTCAGTGAAAGGTAAACATCTGTATGAATTTGATATGAATTCATATCAAACTAAGGCATGCTTTAGTTCACTATTAAAGTGTGTATTTTAACCAGAAAGAACGTATTAACAGCAGGAATTGGCCCTGGGCAGATTCTTTGAAGATGTGCATTTAGAGTTAGTGCAAGGGAGAATAATAGTGCAACATCATCTTGTGCTTTAACATTGAACATGTGAGGTCTAAATTATAACAGATACGAAACATGATTCATTTATTCTTACTGTTATCCTCTGGTTTGTTTTTAGCCCACCTGCTGTGTTGGTAGCTGGTGGTGTGATGTTGCAGTAACCTTGCTCCTCCATACACAGTCCAGCAGTGAGTCAGCAATCTAATCGCTCTCAACTGTGAGCTCTTACTGCCACTTGCTGGTTACAATCAGAATCTACCGTGAATTATTTACCAGAATCAAttgatttatttagaaatttgtGTCATTTTGGGTTGGTCCATGGTGCGAAGTTTACAGTGCAGATCCTGAGATCAACGGCATGTCAGCAACAAATCTTTACATGATCAAGGTGAAAGAGTGCTCCTACATTTCTATCAAACTCATTTATTGATGCTGTTATTTTTAGGTACCAGaagctaatttatttattttttactgtgtcTGTTTCAGAGATTACAATCTGTCTATTCTACTGCAAAGTCATCTGAAGGTAGGATCTAAAGTTAGAAGTAGTAAGACGTGAGCTCCAAACAATCATTAATGCAGCCAAGTGCAGCCACATGCATATGTATTATATCTTATTATGTATTAATTAACAACACATGTGGCACCTATCCTGCAACAAAAACAAGTATAAGCGagatcattttaattaaagcttAAACATTGACccaaatatacattatacacacataaccattatattaacattatattaaaatctcAATTTTCACCGCTGATCCCTTTCAAATATGCCACAACCGCTATGCTACATTTGGGATAACAAAGAATGTCTAAACACATTATTAAACACTATGTGGCCCTACAGACTATCCATCTCGAAAGAAAAGAGTGGACAGTGGGCTTCTATGACTCATGATCTTAGATCCAATATTTTCCAAATGCACAATCAATGGTCACTTTATTAAATGCACATgccttgtatatatatatttattggtcATTTTATCAAACATATCTACCATACAAGTTCATTAATTGTAGTCCTTCATCTGTTCTACTGTTGAGGTGGATTAATGCTGCAACAAGTTTAGCTGGTGTGGTGAAATAAGCATATCATGTACAGCAGCATATTGTGCTTTTTTCTACTGATTGAGAGAGTCAAATCAGGCTACCAAATTGTAAACAATAACAGTTACAGTCATTCAGTTTATACCCTTAGGGAGCACCTGAATGGCCAGTGAATGCAGATAAAACACATGTATACCTAGCAACGTGCATATAGTTTTTATatggatttagtttttttgctgtaaaaatTGCATAAAGGGGCATGCCTAAAGCCAAGTTATGCACTATGCTATTGTGATTCGTTTAAAATGCTAGCATAAATGATGAACAAGCATTTAATCTGCATCTACTGTTACTGTGGATTTATCCTTCTGTCAATTGtgctttgttattattaacactacttcaattttataaataatcaataaaatcttTAAGTTTATCTTGAAACcatgtatataaattaaacatatattcaatatatgtaCATAATGTTTATAATACAAGACGTCTATTGAATTTGGACCTATAACTAAAAAGTATGCatatataaacttaaaaaaatatatattttaaaaaaatctaattgcaTTCAGACACCACGCTAAGCTGTAGCTGGCAGGTACAGCTTGGAGAACTCTACAGTAAAAAGTAATTTGATTTTTAACAGCTTTGTGGTTCAATTTTGCTCTATCTCTTTTGGACAAATTATCTCCAACTCTCCAAGTTTATGGGGGTCACTCTGGCAGatgtaaaatttttttaaatcaatacattttcaatGGGATTTAAGTCAGGACATTAGCTAGGGTATGCTATTTTGGCTGTATATTTGTGGTCACTGTCTTGTTGAAATGCTCATCATCTCCACAGGTTTATTTTCTTGGTAGaaaagattacattttattttaatattagaaTGAACCCGCCTTTATTCTCATTCTGcagaacataaataaaatgtaatgaagtttataaaacattaaaacattttatagttaTCCCATGAGCTGTTATGGTGGCAGGGTAAGGGGTATTAGCACCATTAGCACCAAGACTAGCATTACAGTTGATATATATCCATTGATGTAGATAGGGGTGTGCACTAATTTAGTTCAATGAAAATGTTCTTGATGGGCTCCTTGATTAGAGAAACATAGTAAAGATGAACACAGTGAAGGTCATGGCAGTAGCAGGTTTCTTCACTGGCTCATTGGTCACTATTTAGAGGTGGGGGACCATTGCTTGAGCTAGAAAAGACTGAAAGTAAATACTTCAGCCTGCTCCACACAGGCCCTGATTACTCAGCCAAAGATGTCATCGGGGCTTTGCATACTCTACTCAAGGTGGAGCACCCATCACTAGTGGAGAATATGAGTGGCAGATCACCTGGTGAGAGCTCAGCTTTGATATTCAGTAGTTCTGTGTTTCTCCAGACACAGAGAGGAtcaaagatgttgaggttttcaggGATGGAGGCATTTATGATTGAGGAGAAAGTGTAACAGGTTTGTTATAATATGgaagtatataaaataacaaaagtgtctgaatacttatttCCTCCCACTATTAAAGTAATTGGATAAGTTTACGGATATTACTTAATGCCTGAATTTGCAGTTTGATAAAAGTGGTGAATTTGAggggtttttttattgtttttttttacattttacttaaaaagGTTTGACTCAGCCTAAGGATTTTGGATTAGTCTGACATTCCTGCCTTTGAAAAGTCACTATTATTTGATTCATATATCtgacaactctctctctctctctctctctctctctctctctctctctctctctctctctctttctctttctctttctccctcctttAATCAGACCGTAAATATCCCAGTATTCTAAAATTAGGATTCAAAGAAATGTTTTGAGCACTCCTTCTTTCTCTAGTGTCATGACAAACAAGCGCTCATCAAATTTGATCAAAACTATTATATGCAGCTTCCACGTATTATATATGGCAGTGATTACAGTCATAATTCTTGTTTcagctgtatgtatgtatgaaagAATCTGTGAAACATTCATTTGACACTCACTAGTTATTAGGCAATACTCCTTGTACATGATTTTATTTAGTCATTATTATGTAAAAATCAGAAAGACCAAAAATAAGTGATTGGAACACGAACAAGTTCTACATCttgaaattttgttttattttatccttttaCTCACCTGGTTAACTTTAGCATTATGTTAGTAGACATACTCTCTGTTTATAACACACGTTAAAAgggaatgaaaaaataaatgacaattaTCATCTCTGAAAGTGTTGCATTAATACCTGTTTTACTGTTAAATAACTAtttttagatatatttatatacccaTTTGCTGAAAAGATTAAAAGTTCTTTGAAGCCTTTATGGAAACAAAGCTGCAGCTTTTAGCTCtgggactgttttttttttttttcattgtagaTTCTCTTTGTTGTGACTGATTATAGAAGCATGATTCACTTACAAAAGTACAAAGTATGACGCAATAAAcctatttataaatacaatacCTAGAGGCAGCATTTTGatatttagaattattttacattttttcccttCGGTTTCTTCGACAGGCTGGTATATTAAGaattcttaaatatatataagtgtTTCTTAGATGCCTATGGATTTGCTTtttgattgttgtttttttaaatatgttatatttgatcatttctacagaaaataaatcaccATCTATATTTTTTAACGTGATGATCAGAAAAGGGACCATTTCTGTTATTAGGCATTGAATCCATTTACACAACCTGAATGCTGTTAAAGTTTATTGAAGGTGCCAATTTTCACTTGATAAATGATGTGTCCAGGAAATAGAGACATAGTGGCTTTAGTGTTATCAAACATGCTAAATATCCATGCAAACCCCAAGTGTTAGTTCATAACATGTTTCATTATAGCAtaacatgtttatatttgtgtccATTTTGACACACTCATAATTCAATGCTGAGCGTCTTTTAGTGCGTCTTCTTCAGATAAGTtacattaaaaagaaagttttaaggAATTTCTTTTAAGCTTCTATTGTCTGGGTTTCTATTGCTTCTTTTCTATTCCCTCTTACTGTTCCAACCATGTGTCGAGGATTGTTATAGGCACTTTTGGATGCTTATAAATCAATTGATAATTACAATGTTTACCCTCATATAACATTTTAGAAGTAACAGGTACACAAAcaactttacaaaaaaatgtacgTTGCACTTTAATACACATAACAGACATGTTACATATTCATGACATTATTATAGGCGTGCAGTGCATGAACAGATGAACAGGACTgtagactcacacacacatctcttcaGCGTGTTCttgcacttaaaaaaatatctatacaaataaattgaatacATCAATTTGAGCCGCTACAAGAAGTTGCCTTCCTCCTCACAGACATTTCAGAAGGAAAAAGTTGCAGAAGGCTCCTCGTGGGCAGTCGCACATTTTTCCAATTCTGGAGCCTTTACGGATTGCGCACTGCTCTCCCACGTCGCACTAAAAAGATAAAACAATCATCAATTAAGTCTTATATATAAACAGTCAAAATGTGCAGGAGAGCAACGATATGAGGCAGAGGCCATacctgcattaaaaaaacacctgcTTAAATCTCACACGTGGATGAATTAATAAGTATAATAGGttgcatgtatttaaaaaaaatcccattacCATAGGAACCTGCCCAAATTTCTTCTCCCAAGGAGGAATTCTTTTCATCTGAAGCTTTTCCAGAACATCATGCAAAGCGCCAAGCTAGTAAACAAGCACATGTTTGGTGAAAATTAATGTAAAGCATTGCAATAAGAAGTTTAATATATGCGATGGatcaaaatagaactttttcaGATGATTGTAGCTCACCAGCTGTTTTTCGCTGGTCAGATTGGGGTCTTTCGGATAGAAGTCTCGGATGGCTCTTGTATCCAAGTCCACTTCGGTGTCCTCGTTGTCTCCTCGCGCACAACTCCGCAGCATTAATACGAGCAGGAGCAGCAGAGCGCGCGCGGCGATACTCGAGCTCTCCATGGTGCTGATCGAAACGGGCTTTTTGTGCACGAAGGCGCGCGCGACTCTCCAAACACCGCGCTCAGGATCGCAGCGGGCTTTTTATTGCGCGCCTCGGATTCAGGGGAGTCGCCCCGCCTTGCGCGCTTATTTCTCCTTCGTACGTAAGCGAGAGTGCTCTTTGCGCAATGAGCTGTCATCGAATGCGTTAATGATACCTCCAGATTGGTTTGTGCACCCCATACCCACACCAGCTCCCCGACCACCCCTCCCCTCAACTTTTCAAGGGCAGATTCGTCAGTAAGTTTTGTAATAGTTGTGCATGAATGTAGATAGATTTGAGCACACTGAGAGACAAATTGTTTGCGACCATGTCACAGTTTGTTACCTGGTGATGATTTTGAGTGAGGATGGGGGTGTATAATCTATCATAATGAATATTGAGATTGTAGAGGGTGTAGTGAGAGGGCGAGAGGACAGAAACTGCAGTTTATGTTCGTGGCTGTGGAGACTGGGTTGTCTTTCATCAACATTTAGCCTTTAATCACTTTGTGCTTGCATGTCATTTTGCGGATCAGTTCATAGCATCATCCCGTAACAGCTTCTGAAACAATAAGTCCACTTGTGCTCAATGAGTCAGAAAATTCCTAATTGAATTTTTCAGCTTTGCATCAAGACTTTTAACCTTAccaaaacagtaaaatataacTTGTCCTGTCTACTGATAGGggaacacatacatacacagtaatGCAGCCAAAGCATAAGAGAGCTTATTATGTGAGCATTTGAATTATAGTACATAGTACATAACATGCATGACATAAATGCAATGCTTttagtgacttttttttcaaGCATGAATTATTACAGGGTAATAGTGCTAAAATGcaattttgtctttatttagcaATAATCCCATTTTAAAATAGTGGTAAAATCAAACTGTCTATTTCCTAATAAATTCTAGATCATGATCTCAATTCTGATTAATTGCTCCAGACACCCAGACATGATATCTTTTATAGAGTTGATAATACAATGTAGTATCAAGAACATACATGCGTGTTTATGGTAAGGGAATGTTCTGTATTTGCTTAGCTGTCAAAGTCAGTTACTGCAATCTGGAAATTAGACAGGATTTTCAATCATGAGTCATGTAATCAAAACACATGTTTAATCATCACACCTTTTAATAAAACAAGGATTTTGATAAAGTAACCACTGTGGGCATGCTTACACTGATAGGTACTTTATTAAAGTCTGAAACAGTAATTGCTGCTGGGCAGAAATCATCT
It contains:
- the cart2 gene encoding cocaine- and amphetamine-regulated transcript 2 codes for the protein MESSSIAARALLLLLVLMLRSCARGDNEDTEVDLDTRAIRDFYPKDPNLTSEKQLLGALHDVLEKLQMKRIPPWEKKFGQVPMCDVGEQCAIRKGSRIGKMCDCPRGAFCNFFLLKCL